The nucleotide sequence TAGATACGCCTTGGACGCGAATCCAACAAGCAAGTAGCACGACAGCACATAAAACGATTTTTTGGTAGAAGTTCATTGTAAGGGAGTGTCCTCCTTATGTATCCGTTCGGAGCGCATCCATAGGGGACAACCTCGATGCCCGTATGGCGGGATAGACACCGAAAATGATGCCCATGAAGATAGAAAAGAGGACAGAAACCACTATCCATTGCACGGATAGCACCACCGGCCACACATCCACAATCGGCGCAATATGCACAGCAACTCGTGCCAGACCGTGTGCCGCGAACCAGCCGCCTATAATGCCGAGAATTCCACCACAGAGGCAAAGACAGATGGATTCTGTCAAGAATTGATAGAAGATGTCAATGCGTCTCGCACCGACAGATTTCCGCAAGCCTATCTCGCGTGTTTTTTCACCAACAGAGACCAGACAAATATTCATAATGCCAATGCCCCTGACAAAAAGTGAGAAACCGGCAATACCACCCAACGCAATTTTTATTAACTTTTCAATATGGTCAAGTTGCTTGACTGTCCATTTCGGTATCCAAATCCTGATAAAGTCATCCTTTCCTCGGTGTCTTTTCCGTAGTATATCCGTCACGGAACCAATGATACGAGAAGGATTCACTCCATCTTGGAAAAAAATCGTGAAACCAGAAAAAGAACGATTGCCGGAGAGTCGCTGGAGATGTGTTGTTAACGGGACACAAACGATATCATTCAGAGACAAGTAAGATCGGAGGCTCTGCCCTTTAGGGGCCATAACCGCAATAACACGACAGCGGACAAACGGTTGTCGCCATCGTAGCTTGATCTTCACCTCTTGCCCTAAGGCGGACGTTTCGCCAAACAAGTCAACAGCCACTTCTGATCCGAGTACACACACTTGTGCTGCAGTGTCAATGTCATTTTGCGTGAAAAAGCGTCCTTGTTTCACGCCCCACTGCCTACCCTGGGCGTAGTCCACCGTGACACCTTCGACATAAGGACGAGCTCGTCCACCGTGTCGACTCGTGAGAATCCCTCGGAAGCTGGTTTCATGAGGGAAAACAAAGCGAATATCAGGACATTCCATTTTGATGGCGTGAATGTCTTCATCGGTTTTGTCTAAGGTGGACAATGCCAGTGGTAATCGCATCATCAAGTTTCATGGTGTAGATACGGTTTCACGTCCCACAAGAGAACAGTGCCATCATAACTCCCACTTGCTAAGAGTGCCCCGTCCGGTGAGAAGGCGAGATCTTGGATATCGGTTGGATGTCCCCAGAAGGTGTGGATATTTTCACAAGTGGCAAGGTCCCACAACCGGATGGACACTTTCTCGGTTCCAGCCCACCAGGAACCGGAGGCAAGATACCGACCACACGGTGAAAATGCCAATGCATACGGACGCTCACATTCCCTGGGCAGGAGGATCGCTGCGCGGATGTCATGGGTAGTTGTGTCCCATAACCGAATCTCGCGAGATAAGCCACCAGCAATGATATTCCCACAAGGCGAAAAATCAATGGCTCTAATTTCAATAGAGCGATATATTGTTTCCCCTCTCTCAGCTCTGTTATGTTGTATCCTCATGAGACGCTGTTTCTGATGTGGATCACCGAGATACAGTTCCGCGTCCAATTGGGTTAAGGGGAACACAGCGATCTCTTTACCAGATACAACATTCCAGAGCCTCACTGTGCTATCTCTTGAACCGCTTGCCAATTGTTTCTTATTTGGATGAAAGGCCAGTGTCTCAATTGAGTTTGTATGTCCTAACAAAGGAAGCTGCTTTCCACTACGATCCCATACATATAATTTTCCTTCTATGTCCCCATATGCCCAGCGTTTGCCCTTAGGGGCAAATGCAGCGGCATTTACCTGTTTTTCGTGCCCAGTGAAGGTAGCAATTATTTTATTGGTTTTGACATTCCACACATTGAACGTGTTTCCAGTATTACTCATCGCGTTTATATTTCCAGTAGGTGAAAAATAGATGCAATGGATGGTTGTTTCTGAAAGAGAAATTGTCTGCCAATTGAGTTTCTTGGCAACATCCCAACAGGCGACCTCCCCACTTCCAGTACTTACAAGTGTTTGTCCATTCGGCGAGAAGGTCACAAAGTCAGGGTAGTAACTATGTTCAGAAATAGAAGCAGCGTGTGTCTTATCGGCAGTCCACACATTGATGTCTAATGGACCTGCAACAGCCAGATGCGTACCGTTTGAAAAACGAACAGCATGAATGTCTCCACGGTGCTCGAATGTATTCAATTTTCTACCACAATCCACATCCCATACGGCAATTGTTGATTGGCACTTCGTCGCAGTGAGTAGTTTCCCCGATTGGGAATATGAGGGTATCACCCAATATTTCGCATCATATTCAGACGATGTCCGTAGTAGTTTTTTGTTAGAAACGTCCCATTCTCGCAGCGTCCCTGAGGCATCACCAGCAGCAAGGAATTGTCCACAAGGTGAGAAGTCAAGGGTATGCACGAGGTTCGTATTTTCTTTAAAAGCGGCTATCTGTTTACCTATTTTTACATCCCACACTGAGACAAAATCGGAGGTGCCGTCTGTATCAGATGGGCTTGCAAATGCAAGGTAATGGCCGGACGGAGAAAAACAGAGTGGGCGCTCAACCCCCCTACTCCTCCCTATCGTCAGATTTAGGGGGGCTGAAAACTCGGTAATCTGGGCACCGGTTTCGGCATTCCAGAGACAGATGACTCCATTTCCAAGACGAGAAACAGCAATATATTGACTATCGGCGGAAAAGACAACTGTGGAAATTCCGATTTCAATCCAGCCGGTCTCATATCGCTGTATTGGAAGTTTGATTCTGGCAGTACATTTCTCTCGCTGGAGGTTCCATATCTTGATAGTAGCATCTAAGTTACCAGTAGCGAGGTATTTGCCATTAGTGGAAAAGTCGAGAGCTGAAATTACTCCTCGTTCCGTTTCCCACAATCCGATAGGAGACCACGTTGCGATATCATACCACCAAATGCCAATCCATGTGCCAACAGCAAGATATTTCCTATCTGAGGAGAAGGCTAAAGAGGTCACCCTTCCTCGTCCCAACCGAGCAATAGCGTCATCAGGGAGCCCCCATGTAGTGCTATCTTTACTTGTATCGGCACTTTGCGCACGAATTTGGGGAGTATAATATTCAGCCAAAATATCCTCTCTTGTAAAATGAATAAGCACTAGTTATTTTTTCGTACAACACCCACCCCCTGCACATAGATCGCCACTGCATTTCGTTCCGTAGGTGCACTCTTTACAAGGTTTATTACAACCCGTGCCACAATTAGCGAGGCTACCTCCACAGTCGTCATCATTTGCACAATCGCCGCAGGCACGATCTTCACTTGAGCCAGGTACATGCAGACAGGTACAAGATCCACTATTGCTGCTGCTTGAGAGGACAAGTTGTCCACCACAACACTTACCGATGCTAGAGGTATCCATCGGAATATCACTGCCATAGTCACTGCTGCTATCTGCTGCGAAGGAAGTCGCCTGTGACTCGCCCCCACTACAACAACCGGTGGCCTGCGACTCTGAGACCGTTCCATCAAACGTAAACATGAAAATAGCACCACTCACGAACATCAGGACAATCATCAACTGATAGATGGTATGCCGGTTTTTGTAAAAAACGTGAATCATCATCTTTTCCTTTCCCGTAAGGGATGTTTGTAAAATATCAACAGTTAGAAAAAATGTTAAGCACTTAAGTCTTGATCCGTTCTATCCATTAGACCCTGTCGTTCGCCCTCAAGGCACCAAACTGGGTTGACTCGCTGCAAGGAAATCCCGCTGCAAGACAAAAAGCCCGCGACACAACTCGCCTTGCAAGGCGGGCCCGCGGGTATGAAGGTAGCACGCTCATCAAAGTTTCCAAGACTGCCTTGTAAGATATGACGTTTAACGAATATTGGAGAGTGAACTAAGGACACGGACAGAACCAGCAAGCATCGTGGTCGACTACCGGACACAACTTGCTCAGGTGAGAGTCACCTAACATCATCGTTTTTGGCAATGTAGGATTCATAAGTCGGTTCTTCATTTCAGAATCTCCATAAGAAGGGTTAGTTCGAAAATTCCAAACCAGGGTGAGCATTTCGGTTTTATGATGACGGTACTTTGCGATTTTGCGCCCATGCTCATAGGTGAATATATCTGAAATCGCAAAAAATGTCAAACTTTTTACGAAAAAAAGTAAAAATTGATTTCCCTGCCTTCTCAGAACAGACCCCAAGCGCAATGAAGTGCGCGACTGTAAACTCCCACACAAAGACTACGTCCAGTCCATGATGACCCCTAAGTATTCATCTTTGCGATCCGTCAATCCATCGTAGGCGGATTGTGCGTCTTCCGGATCAATCACGTGTGTCAGCAATTCTTCTACTTTGAATTTGCCCTCACACATCAGTGAATACACCAAGCGAGAGTTGCGTTCAAGTGAATGTTTCGATTCACCAGAGTGCATCGTCGGGTAGACCCACTCATGCGCACTTTTGAGCGTAATTGCCCCCAAACCGATACTGTGGCTGTAGTTTAGGATTGCCGTTGCATTTGTGACATACTCACCGCGCGGGGAACCGAGTAAGATGACTTCCCCCTTGGTGCCGGTCAATTGATACGCCGTTTCGACGAGTCGTGGGTTTCCGATCGCCTCGACAGTGACTGCCGCTTTCTCGCCGTTTGTCAACGCGATAACACGCGCCAGAGCATCCTCCTCATCCGGATTAATCAGGTGCTGAATACCGCACTGCCGAGCGATTTCAAGTCGACGCGGCACCCGTTCGATGCTGATGACTTTCATGCCTGCGAGATCGAAGAGTTGCGATGCGGAGTTGCCGACCAGTCCCAAGCCGATAACCGCAACGGTATCCCCGAATTCGGCAGAAGATACCCGTAGCGCGGTCATTGCGACGGTTGCCATTCGGACGAACGGGACGAGTTTCTCATCTATTTCTAACGGGGG is from Candidatus Poribacteria bacterium and encodes:
- a CDS encoding zinc-binding alcohol dehydrogenase, with protein sequence MKGKQIVMPAKRSATLEDFELDETLTPNQILLKTHYSLISPGTEGAGYTGLESGTRFPHGSGYTAIGEVLKVGESVTKCAVGDLAFCYGPHASIAKTEAVLLALKPPLEIDEKLVPFVRMATVAMTALRVSSAEFGDTVAVIGLGLVGNSASQLFDLAGMKVISIERVPRRLEIARQCGIQHLINPDEEDALARVIALTNGEKAAVTVEAIGNPRLVETAYQLTGTKGEVILLGSPRGEYVTNATAILNYSHSIGLGAITLKSAHEWVYPTMHSGESKHSLERNSRLVYSLMCEGKFKVEELLTHVIDPEDAQSAYDGLTDRKDEYLGVIMDWT
- a CDS encoding ABC transporter permease gives rise to the protein MMRLPLALSTLDKTDEDIHAIKMECPDIRFVFPHETSFRGILTSRHGGRARPYVEGVTVDYAQGRQWGVKQGRFFTQNDIDTAAQVCVLGSEVAVDLFGETSALGQEVKIKLRWRQPFVRCRVIAVMAPKGQSLRSYLSLNDIVCVPLTTHLQRLSGNRSFSGFTIFFQDGVNPSRIIGSVTDILRKRHRGKDDFIRIWIPKWTVKQLDHIEKLIKIALGGIAGFSLFVRGIGIMNICLVSVGEKTREIGLRKSVGARRIDIFYQFLTESICLCLCGGILGIIGGWFAAHGLARVAVHIAPIVDVWPVVLSVQWIVVSVLFSIFMGIIFGVYPAIRASRLSPMDALRTDT